A genomic segment from Triticum dicoccoides isolate Atlit2015 ecotype Zavitan chromosome 1A, WEW_v2.0, whole genome shotgun sequence encodes:
- the LOC119355687 gene encoding aldehyde oxidase GLOX1-like produces MARSSSLLRAGVLAMALLASFLGVEALFDPFNIFGGRPESDYLDPFGGGATKSPPPPRTERKETGAAQPNTMGLTRVPPLGEPSKASHDTMTIKVTVRDDKPDGAWTIVSDNSGVSAMHLAIMRHGRAIMFDTATTGRSLMRLRFDNCRVDPRRHKTDCWAHAVEFDYTTGAVRPLKILTDTWCSAGGFDADGNLVQSGGYFEGDRTVRYLSPCHTCDWKEHPYSLFEGRWYATQQVLPDGRFAIFGGRRAFSFEHLPKPGMFNHQSVPLALLRDTTDDVENNLYPFVNLLPDGNLFIFANDRGIIFDHRSEIVIRDIPPLPGGARNYPASAMSAMLPLDLRGRQLHGGPELEPEVIICGGANKTAFKVGEIGQYGPALKDCGRINLVKQDAQWATEEMPVQRVMGDMLILPNGELLLLNGAAKGCGGWGFARQPVRSPLLYSPSAPQGSRFRPLTPSTISRVYHSTAAVLPDATVLVAGGNTNSGYNFSGVDFPTEVRVERFTPPYLDGRRHVANRPAIDPHSLPREGMRYGAKYTFRFRTPLDPVVETDVMVTMYAPPFTTHGYSMNQRLLILSVTSFIADPQGYAITVDAPGKPELAPPAYYLIYVLAKDVPSVAVWVKIQ; encoded by the coding sequence ATGGCCcggtcctcctccctcctccgcgccGGCGTGCTCGCCATGGCGCTCCTCGCCTCCTTCCTCGGCGTCGAGGCCCTCTTCGACCCGTTCAACATCTTCGGCGGGCGCCCGGAGAGCGATTACCTGGACCCGTTCGGCGGCGGGGCGACCAAGAGCCCGCCCCCGCCCCGCACGGAGCGGAAGGAGACGGGCGCGGCGCAGCCCAACACCATGGGGCTCACGCGCGTGCCGCCCTTGGGCGAGCCCAGCAAGGCGTCCCATGATACCATGACTATCAAAGTTACCGTGCGCGACGACAAGCCCGACGGCGCGTGGACCATCGTCAGCGACAACTCCGGCGTCTCCGCCATGCACCTCGCCATCATGCGCCACGGCCGCGCCATCATGTTCGACACCGCCACCACGGGGCGCTCCCTCATGCGCCTCAGGTTCGACAACTGCCGCGTAGACCCGCGCCGCCACAAGACCGACTGCTGGGCGCACGCCGTCGAGTTCGACTACACCACCGGCGCCGTCCGGCCCCTCAAGATCCTCACCGACACCTGGTGCTCCGCCGGGGGGTTCGACGCGGACGGCAACCTCGTGCAGTCCGGGGGCTACTTCGAGGGCGACAGGACTGTCCGCTACCTCTCGCCCTGCCACACCTGTGACTGGAAGGAGCACCCATATAGCCTGTTCGAAGGGCGGTGGTACGCCACCCAGCAGGTGCTCCCCGATGGCCGCTTCGCCATCTTCGGCGGCCGCCGCGCATTCTCCTTCGAGCACCTGCCCAAGCCCGGGATGTTCAACCACCAGTCCGTGCCGCTCGCGTTGCTCCGGGACACCACCGACGACGTGGAGAACAACCTCTACCCTTTCGTCAACCTCCTTCCCGACGGCAACCTCTTCATCTTCGCCAACGACCGCGGCATCATCTTCGACCACCGCTCCGAGATCGTCATCCGCGACATCCCGCCGCTCCCCGGCGGAGCCCGCAACTACCCGGCGTCCGCCATGTCGGCCATGCTCCCGCTCGACCTCCGCGGGAGGCAGCTCCACGGAGGCCCCGAACTGGAGCCGGAGGTCATCATCTGCGGCGGCGCCAACAAGACGGCGTTCAAGGTCGGCGAGATCGGCCAGTACGGACCGGCGCTCAAGGACTGCGGCCGCATCAACCTCGTCAAACAGGACGCGCAGTGGGCCACGGAGGAAATGCCCGTGCAACGCGTCATGGGCGACATGCTCATCCTCCCCAACGGCGAGCTGCTCCTGCTCAACGGCGCCGCCAAGGGGTGCGGGGGGTGGGGCTTCGCGCGCCAGCCCGTGCGCTCGCCGCTGCTCTACTCGCCGTCGGCGCCGCAGGGGTCCCGCTTCCGGCCGCTCACGCCGTCCACCATCTCGCGCGTctaccactccaccgccgccgtgcTCCCCGACGCCACCGTGCTCGTGGCCGGCGGAAACACCAACTCGGGCTACAACTTCAGCGGCGTCGACTTCCCCACCGAGGTGCGCGTCGAGCGCTTCACCCCGCCCTACCTCGACGGGAGGAGGCACGTCGCCAACCGCCCCGCCATCGACCCCCACTCGCTGCCCAGGGAGGGGATGCGCTACGGGGCCAAGTACACCTTCAGGTTCCGCACCCCGCTCGACCCCGTCGTGGAGACCGACGTCATGGTCACCATGTACGCGCCGCCCTTCACCACGCACGGCTACTCCATGAACCAACGCCTCCTCATCCTCTCCGTCACCTCCTTCATCGCCGACCCCCAGGGCTACGCCATCACCGTCGACGCGCCCGGCAAGCCCGAGCTCGCGCCCCCTGCCTACTACCTCATCTACGTCCTCGCCAAGGACGTGCCCAGCGTCGCCGTATGGGTCAAGATACAGTGA